DNA from Acetobacter aceti NBRC 14818:
GGGGGATGGCATTGGCTGTTTATCCATCAAGATTCCTGTTCCACATGATCGTGGCGAATATGATTCGTTTACGCAATGTTTTTCTGACCATTCAGTCAGGTTTTTATCGAATATGAAAAAGGCCCGGCAGCTTTCACCGACGGGCCTTCCCTGAACATGACAGGAAAATCAGAAACCGGTGGACATTGAAAAGGAAACCGACAGAGGCGGCGCGAGGGTATAGGTCGGAGCCGAGGCGGACGTATACTGCGTGCCATACACGCCGGTCGTGGGGTGAGCGAACGGTGTCATCGAATAGACGCCATTTCTGTAGAGTGAACCCGCCAGATTCTGGAAGTTCAGCTGAATCTGTGGCGAGTGCAGATACCAGACATTGGAGAACCGATAACCCACCGTCAGCGAGTCGGAAATGTAGGGATGCAGTTTCTCATCATTGAGAAGTGTCGCGTACTGCGAGCCGACATATTTCAGGTTGAGGTCAAGGAATATGTGGCCATTGTCCCAGTCGACACCAAGGGCTCCCATTTCGTGCGGTGTCTGCGCAGGCCGTTTGCCTTTGGTGCGAAGGTAATCGTTCAGATAGTGAATATCCGAGTCCACGGTCGCATCGAGATATTCGAAGCTGATATAGGGACGGAAATGACCAAAGATCGGACGTGTCGCAAGCTGGACGTCAACGCCCCGTGAGGTCTGGTTACCGACATTCATTGTCGTCGCCATAGGCGCGCTGCCGAAATAACTCAGGATCGCCATCTGACGGTTTGTAAAGTTGTAGTTGAAAAAGGAAATGTCACCGACAAAGATATCATCGTGATAGCGGTAACCGATTTCTTCGTTAATTGAATATTCCGGCTTCACGTTGTCCGAAGGCGCTGTCGACATGCTGCCGTTCACATTATACAGCTCGAACATCGTGTTGTTGTTGGGCATCTTGAAGCTGGTTGATCCCCGCAGATACAACTGATGATGCGAATTGAATGTATAGCTGGCGCTGAACTGCGGCAGAGGTTCGAAAACGTTCTGCCCGCGGTTCTGCACAATATTGGGCACATAACTGTTGACCTTGCGACTGACCATCGCCAGACGCACACCAGCCTGCAATTCCAGCTTGTCATTAAGGAGCTTCAGCTTGTCGCCCAGATAAAGCATGTTCACCTGTGTGAACGTGTTATGATCATTGAGATACCACTTCTTGCCGTTAGCCAGACGATAGATGTTGGGACCATAGTCACCATAAATGTTGGCAGGACCACCATCATTCTGGTTGATGTAAGAGACGGGAGTGGCCTGATTGGTGCGCGACCATTCATACCACCAGCCAAAGGTCAGCGTATTGATCCCCTTGGTCCATGTGACTTTCGCGTTGTTGCCGGTCCTGTGGTAGCTGAAATACAGCGGTGAATAGACGGTCGTGCCGTTGGCGACATTCACGTCCACAGGCTGATTACCCGAAAAGGTCTGACCGTCTTCGATCGTGCTCACACCGCCAATGGTGCCAGACCCCCACCAGAGATAGGGCGTATCGTCAAACCGGAGGCCGTCCGCCAGTTTCAGGGAAAGTGGAGCAGAAGCAATAAGGTTCTGGAAAGCGTCCAGACCATATTTGTAGTAGTCCGTCGGATTGTTCTTATCAAAGTGGGAGCTATAATCCAGTTTCTTGCCGTATTGCGCGAACTGATCCTTGGTCGGATACATATCAAGCTGCAACTGGTTGGTGTTATAGCTGGCGTTGATTGTCCAGCGGCTTTCCGGCGTAAAATCCTTGATCAGTTTGAAATCGACGTGTTTGCGGGTGAACTTTCCCGGACCACGCCAGTTATCAGCTGCCGTGTTCGAGAAAGAGGCAAACGCACGCACGCCAGTCTTGCCGATATCGCCAGTTTCCAGCCGCACGAATTCTCTGTGCATGTCATAGGAACCATAGGAAAAATCGACAAAACCACCACGCTTGTGTGATGGATCGATCAAATCGGCATAGGCTGCACCTGCTGCTGCGGAGATGCTCGGCGTATCGATATCGACTGATCCGGGCGTGAGGGAGACCGATTTCAGGTTATCACCGTCGGACGTCTGGTTGGCATAAAACCCACCGTCACCCACGTCATTGACCGGCGCGCCATTATAGATCCAGCCGACATGGTCCCCCGGCAATCCGCGCAGGGTCAGATTGCCTCCGGCAATACCGTAAGGCTCGGTCAGCGTGACAAAGGCGCTGGGTGTCAGCGACAGCACCTGCACAGGGTTGGCCGACGGTGGCTGCTTGGCGATAAAATCTCGTGTTACTGACTGGATGGTTCCGGCGCGCGTTTCGAGACGCATGAGACCGCCACCGGGTTGCCGTCCCGTAACACCCTGCGGAGACACCGTGCGGCCCGTCACCTGGATTGCTTCTCCGGGCCCACTGGCTTTCACCGAAC
Protein-coding regions in this window:
- a CDS encoding TonB-dependent receptor; this translates as MVRKRLSVFHFLLAGTICGETIPIEYAAARDVILPAKAAKAANGSGGVKKPVVSRPRSVKASGPGEAIQVTGRTVSPQGVTGRQPGGGLMRLETRAGTIQSVTRDFIAKQPPSANPVQVLSLTPSAFVTLTEPYGIAGGNLTLRGLPGDHVGWIYNGAPVNDVGDGGFYANQTSDGDNLKSVSLTPGSVDIDTPSISAAAGAAYADLIDPSHKRGGFVDFSYGSYDMHREFVRLETGDIGKTGVRAFASFSNTAADNWRGPGKFTRKHVDFKLIKDFTPESRWTINASYNTNQLQLDMYPTKDQFAQYGKKLDYSSHFDKNNPTDYYKYGLDAFQNLIASAPLSLKLADGLRFDDTPYLWWGSGTIGGVSTIEDGQTFSGNQPVDVNVANGTTVYSPLYFSYHRTGNNAKVTWTKGINTLTFGWWYEWSRTNQATPVSYINQNDGGPANIYGDYGPNIYRLANGKKWYLNDHNTFTQVNMLYLGDKLKLLNDKLELQAGVRLAMVSRKVNSYVPNIVQNRGQNVFEPLPQFSASYTFNSHHQLYLRGSTSFKMPNNNTMFELYNVNGSMSTAPSDNVKPEYSINEEIGYRYHDDIFVGDISFFNYNFTNRQMAILSYFGSAPMATTMNVGNQTSRGVDVQLATRPIFGHFRPYISFEYLDATVDSDIHYLNDYLRTKGKRPAQTPHEMGALGVDWDNGHIFLDLNLKYVGSQYATLLNDEKLHPYISDSLTVGYRFSNVWYLHSPQIQLNFQNLAGSLYRNGVYSMTPFAHPTTGVYGTQYTSASAPTYTLAPPLSVSFSMSTGF